The [Bacillus] selenitireducens MLS10 genome includes a region encoding these proteins:
- the rho gene encoding transcription termination factor Rho, with protein sequence MGLTINEMEKLTLKDLYQLAKDKGLSSYSQLSKKELIFAIMQKQAENEDLMFMEGVLDIIPNEGFGFLRSNTYKPSPQDVYISASQIRRFRIRNGDKVSGKVRKPKENERYYGLLQVAAVNGEDPERASERPHFPQLTPLYPEKRITLETEPNKVASRVVDMVSPIGLGQRGLIVAPPKAGKTLLLQEVADSIAKNHPDLELMVLLIDERPEEVTDMERSVKGEVISSTFDEVPENHIKVAELVLDRAMRLVEAKKDVVILMDSITRLARAYNLVVPPSGRTLSGGIDPASFHRPKRFFGAARNIEEGGSLTILATALVDTGSRMDDVIYEEFKGTGNMELHLDRKLAERRVFPAIDIRRSSTRREELLMNKEQIENLWSMRRTMNDQPEFLERFLKKVKQTKTNQDFFDEFEKEKAGKAKPKQTRS encoded by the coding sequence ATGGGCTTAACGATCAATGAAATGGAGAAGCTGACCCTGAAAGACCTCTATCAGCTTGCAAAAGACAAGGGGCTGTCGAGCTACAGCCAACTCTCCAAAAAAGAACTCATTTTTGCCATTATGCAAAAACAGGCTGAGAATGAAGATCTCATGTTTATGGAAGGGGTGCTCGATATCATCCCGAATGAAGGGTTTGGTTTCCTTCGTTCAAATACGTATAAGCCAAGTCCGCAGGATGTGTATATTTCCGCGTCCCAGATCAGACGTTTTCGTATCCGCAATGGGGACAAAGTCTCCGGGAAAGTCCGTAAACCAAAGGAAAACGAGCGTTATTACGGACTTTTGCAGGTCGCCGCTGTAAACGGGGAAGATCCGGAGCGTGCCAGTGAACGTCCGCACTTCCCGCAGTTAACGCCCCTTTACCCGGAGAAGCGGATCACTCTTGAGACCGAACCGAACAAGGTTGCATCGAGGGTTGTGGATATGGTGTCGCCAATCGGACTGGGGCAGCGCGGACTGATTGTGGCCCCGCCAAAAGCAGGGAAAACCCTGCTCTTGCAGGAGGTCGCAGACAGCATTGCCAAAAATCACCCTGACCTCGAGCTGATGGTGCTTCTGATCGATGAACGACCTGAAGAAGTGACGGATATGGAACGCTCTGTCAAAGGGGAAGTCATCAGCTCCACCTTTGATGAAGTGCCGGAAAACCATATTAAGGTCGCCGAACTTGTCCTTGACCGGGCCATGCGCCTTGTGGAGGCGAAGAAGGATGTCGTCATCCTCATGGACAGCATCACCCGCCTTGCGAGGGCCTATAACCTCGTTGTGCCGCCGAGCGGGCGGACGCTCTCCGGGGGGATTGACCCTGCGAGTTTTCACCGTCCGAAGCGTTTCTTCGGGGCGGCGAGGAACATTGAAGAAGGCGGAAGCCTGACGATCCTTGCCACGGCTCTCGTTGATACCGGTTCAAGGATGGACGACGTGATCTATGAGGAGTTCAAAGGAACAGGGAACATGGAGCTGCACCTCGACCGCAAGCTCGCAGAACGCCGCGTATTCCCGGCGATTGATATCCGCCGCTCCTCAACCCGCCGCGAAGAGCTCCTGATGAATAAAGAACAGATTGAGAATCTTTGGTCGATGCGCCGGACGATGAACGATCAGCCGGAATTCCTTGAGCGCTTCCTGAAGAAAGTGAAGCAAACGAAGACGAATCAGGATTTCTTCGATGAGTTTGAAAAAGAAAAAGCGGGCAAGGCGAAACCGAAACAGACCAGGAGCTGA
- a CDS encoding CTP synthase, which translates to MTKFIFVTGGVVSSLGKGITAASLGRLLKNRGLKVTIQKFDPYINVDPGTMSPYQHGEVFVTDDGAETDLDLGHYERFIDINLSKYSNITTGKVYSSVIKKERRGDYLGGTVQVIPHITNEIKDRVFQAAKEGNPDVVITEIGGTVGDIESLPFLEAIRQIKGAAGAENVMYIHCTLIPYLAAAGEMKSKPTQHSVKELRSLGIQPNVIVVRTERPVPEDMKDKIALFCDINKNAVIEARDAETLYEVPLDLQAQKLDQFVCDHLGLNCGEANMVEWKELVKLVKNLKHSIRIALVGKYVALPDAYLSVVEALKHSGYQVDADIEVDWVDSEELTADNVKERLKDADGILVPGGFGDRGVEGKIEAIRYAREERVPFLGICLGMQLASVEFARHVLGLKGAHSAELDPSTPYPVIDLLPEQKDVEDFGGTLRLGLYPCKLKEGTQAYASYSEQVIYERHRHRYEFNNEYREQMEAKGFIFSGLSPDGRLAEIIELNDHPYFIASQFHPEFVSRPTRPQPLFRDFIGTAAAQKGIGADE; encoded by the coding sequence ATGACAAAGTTTATTTTTGTAACAGGCGGCGTGGTATCTTCACTGGGGAAAGGAATCACGGCAGCTTCACTTGGGCGTCTTTTGAAAAACCGCGGACTGAAGGTGACGATCCAGAAGTTTGATCCGTATATCAACGTGGATCCGGGTACGATGAGCCCTTATCAGCACGGGGAAGTCTTCGTCACGGATGACGGTGCGGAAACAGACCTCGACCTTGGACACTATGAGCGGTTCATCGACATCAACCTCAGCAAATACTCGAACATTACGACAGGGAAGGTCTACTCATCGGTTATCAAAAAAGAGCGCCGCGGGGACTATCTTGGCGGAACGGTTCAGGTCATTCCGCATATCACAAACGAAATCAAAGACCGGGTCTTCCAGGCGGCGAAGGAAGGTAATCCGGATGTCGTCATTACGGAAATCGGCGGAACCGTCGGGGATATCGAAAGCCTGCCGTTCCTTGAAGCGATCCGTCAGATCAAAGGGGCTGCCGGGGCGGAGAACGTCATGTACATCCACTGTACGCTCATCCCTTATCTTGCAGCAGCCGGTGAAATGAAATCCAAGCCGACCCAGCACAGCGTCAAGGAACTGAGAAGTCTCGGCATTCAGCCAAACGTCATCGTTGTCCGAACGGAGCGGCCGGTTCCTGAAGACATGAAGGACAAGATTGCCCTCTTCTGTGACATCAACAAAAATGCCGTCATTGAAGCCCGGGACGCAGAGACTCTCTATGAAGTCCCTCTCGATCTGCAGGCGCAGAAGCTTGATCAGTTTGTCTGTGACCATCTTGGACTGAACTGCGGCGAAGCAAACATGGTTGAGTGGAAAGAGCTCGTGAAGCTGGTGAAGAATTTGAAGCACAGCATCCGGATTGCCCTCGTCGGAAAATACGTCGCCCTTCCGGATGCGTATCTGTCCGTCGTGGAAGCATTGAAGCACTCCGGTTATCAGGTGGATGCGGATATCGAAGTCGACTGGGTGGATTCGGAAGAACTGACCGCAGACAATGTCAAAGAGCGCTTGAAGGATGCAGACGGCATTCTCGTTCCGGGCGGATTTGGTGATCGTGGTGTGGAAGGGAAAATTGAAGCGATCCGGTATGCCCGGGAAGAGCGTGTGCCGTTTCTCGGGATCTGCCTCGGAATGCAGCTCGCCTCCGTTGAATTTGCCCGACATGTCCTGGGTCTGAAAGGGGCACACTCGGCAGAGCTCGATCCGTCCACGCCGTATCCGGTCATTGATCTGTTGCCGGAACAAAAAGATGTGGAAGACTTCGGAGGGACGCTTCGTCTCGGCCTCTATCCGTGTAAGCTGAAAGAGGGGACACAAGCCTATGCCTCCTACTCCGAACAGGTGATTTACGAACGTCACCGTCACCGCTATGAATTCAATAACGAGTACAGAGAGCAAATGGAAGCGAAAGGCTTCATCTTCTCCGGCCTGAGCCCGGACGGGCGATTGGCGGAGATCATTGAGCTCAATGACCATCCGTACTTCATCGCCTCACAGTTCCATCCGGAGTTCGTCTCAAGACCGACACGTCCTCAGCCGCTGTTCAGGGATTTCATCGGAACCGCAGCGGCACAAAAAGGAATCGGTGCCGACGAGTAA
- the fba gene encoding class II fructose-1,6-bisphosphate aldolase: MPLVSMTDMLNKAFQNQYAVGQFNINNLEWTQAILQAAEEEQSPVILGVSEGAAKYMGGFKLITAMVKELMESQGTTVPVAIHLDHGQSIENCKKAVDAGFTSVMIDGSHHPIEENIEMTKAVVEYAHARGASVEAEVGTVGGEEDGVIGGVNYADLEECVRITKEGKADALAAALGSVHGPYQGEPKLGFKEMEEIANATKTPLVLHGGSGIPTHQVKKAIEFGHAKINVNTECQIEWTKAVREKLANDEKVYDPRKVIGPGKEAIVRVVKDKMQEFGSSNQA; this comes from the coding sequence ATGCCTTTAGTTTCAATGACGGATATGCTGAACAAAGCATTCCAAAACCAGTATGCAGTAGGGCAATTCAACATCAATAACCTTGAGTGGACGCAGGCCATTCTTCAGGCAGCTGAAGAAGAGCAGTCCCCGGTCATTCTCGGTGTATCCGAGGGTGCGGCCAAGTATATGGGCGGATTCAAGCTCATCACGGCAATGGTGAAAGAGCTGATGGAATCCCAGGGTACAACGGTACCTGTCGCGATTCACCTTGACCACGGTCAGTCCATCGAAAACTGTAAAAAAGCAGTGGATGCAGGCTTTACATCAGTCATGATCGACGGTTCCCACCATCCGATTGAAGAGAATATCGAAATGACAAAAGCGGTTGTTGAATATGCACATGCCCGCGGTGCTTCCGTTGAGGCGGAAGTCGGTACTGTCGGCGGTGAAGAAGACGGCGTTATCGGCGGCGTAAACTATGCCGACCTTGAAGAATGTGTCCGTATCACGAAAGAAGGTAAAGCGGATGCACTGGCTGCAGCCCTCGGATCCGTTCACGGACCATACCAGGGTGAGCCGAAGCTTGGCTTCAAGGAAATGGAAGAAATCGCAAACGCAACAAAAACACCACTCGTTCTTCACGGCGGATCCGGGATCCCGACTCACCAGGTGAAGAAAGCCATTGAATTTGGCCACGCCAAGATCAATGTCAACACTGAGTGTCAAATCGAATGGACAAAAGCAGTCCGCGAAAAGCTCGCGAACGATGAGAAGGTATATGACCCGCGTAAAGTCATCGGACCTGGTAAGGAAGCCATCGTCAGAGTGGTAAAAGATAAAATGCAGGAATTTGGTTCGTCCAATCAGGCATAA
- the fsa gene encoding fructose-6-phosphate aldolase has product MKFFVDTANLEEIKEAYALGVLSGVTTNPSLVAKEGVDFHDRLKEITAVVDGSVSAEVIALDAEGMIKEGRELAAIAPNITVKIPMTLEGLKAVKALSDDNIETNVTLVFSANQALLAARAGATYVSPFLGRLDDIGHDGLELISTISDILSVQMLDTQIIAASIRHPQHVTEAALRGAHIATVPFSMFGQLVKHPLTDIGIEKFLADWNKANK; this is encoded by the coding sequence ATGAAATTTTTTGTTGATACGGCCAATCTTGAAGAGATTAAAGAAGCATATGCACTGGGGGTCCTCTCCGGTGTGACAACGAATCCGTCACTGGTGGCGAAAGAAGGCGTGGATTTTCACGACCGACTTAAAGAGATCACCGCGGTCGTCGACGGCTCGGTCAGTGCCGAAGTGATTGCACTTGACGCCGAAGGCATGATTAAAGAAGGCCGTGAACTGGCGGCCATCGCACCGAATATTACCGTCAAGATTCCGATGACGCTTGAAGGCCTGAAGGCAGTGAAGGCGCTCAGTGATGACAATATCGAAACAAACGTGACTCTTGTCTTCTCTGCGAATCAGGCGCTGCTTGCTGCGCGAGCCGGCGCGACCTATGTGTCCCCGTTTCTCGGCAGACTCGATGACATCGGTCACGATGGCCTCGAGCTGATTTCAACGATCTCGGACATTTTGTCTGTGCAAATGCTCGACACTCAGATCATCGCAGCGTCGATCCGTCATCCGCAGCATGTCACGGAAGCGGCGCTCCGCGGTGCGCATATCGCCACCGTGCCGTTCTCCATGTTCGGTCAGCTCGTGAAGCATCCGCTCACGGATATCGGAATTGAAAAGTTTCTCGCGGATTGGAACAAAGCGAACAAGTAA
- a CDS encoding type B 50S ribosomal protein L31 translates to MKEGIHPKYHQVVFKDVSSGFMFLTGSTRSSSETIEWEDGNTYPLLTVEVSSDSHPFYTGKQKFADAGGRVDRFKKKYGM, encoded by the coding sequence ATGAAAGAAGGCATTCACCCAAAATACCATCAGGTGGTATTCAAAGATGTCAGTTCCGGTTTCATGTTCTTGACAGGCTCTACACGTTCATCGAGCGAAACGATTGAATGGGAAGATGGCAACACTTATCCACTGCTTACAGTGGAAGTCAGCTCTGACTCTCATCCATTCTACACAGGCAAGCAGAAGTTTGCCGACGCTGGTGGCCGAGTGGACCGCTTCAAGAAGAAATACGGTATGTAA
- a CDS encoding DUF2529 domain-containing protein has product MKMFFTQLQGLAKDIEDQEDIIEDAARLLAMSIVSDGSVYWYSEGEMDGIVTQAMTGDDGIPDSKRWSEAHSLSEQDTVVICSKWRDSVSASDVAKRAEEAGATVIGITSAMSVSKDKHDWTTGAELLLVNGVSKGLIPSEDGETRIGTPHLLAGLHVYYTLFFVLRDILDDQMA; this is encoded by the coding sequence ATGAAAATGTTTTTCACTCAGTTACAGGGGCTTGCCAAAGACATCGAAGACCAGGAAGACATCATTGAAGACGCGGCCAGACTCCTTGCCATGAGTATCGTGAGCGACGGTTCGGTCTACTGGTACAGCGAAGGGGAGATGGACGGTATCGTCACCCAGGCCATGACCGGTGACGACGGGATCCCTGACAGTAAACGCTGGAGTGAGGCACACTCCCTGTCCGAGCAGGATACCGTCGTCATCTGCAGCAAGTGGAGGGACAGCGTCTCTGCAAGTGATGTGGCAAAGCGCGCCGAAGAAGCCGGAGCCACCGTCATTGGGATCACTTCGGCCATGTCCGTGAGTAAGGACAAGCATGATTGGACCACGGGGGCCGAGCTCCTCCTTGTCAACGGAGTAAGTAAGGGGCTCATCCCTTCCGAAGACGGCGAAACCCGGATCGGTACCCCTCACCTCCTCGCCGGTCTCCATGTCTACTATACGCTCTTCTTCGTCCTCCGGGACATCCTTGACGATCAGATGGCTTGA
- a CDS encoding UDP-N-acetylglucosamine 1-carboxyvinyltransferase has translation MEKLFIEGGHKLEGTIEVSGAKNSAVALIPATILADSPVTIDHLPHISDVGILSELLEEIGGTTKLEGDTLTVDPDGMFPMPLPNGRVKKLRASYYFMGAMLGKFKKAVIGLPGGCNLGPRPIDQHIKGFEALGAKVTNEQGAIYLQADELVGANIYLDVVSVGATINIMLAAAKAKGTTTIENAAKEPEIIDVATLLTNMGAVIKGAGTNVIRIEGVDSLQGCRHTIIPDRIEAGSYMIMAAAVGKRVEIDNVIPLHLESLISKLREMNIDIETRDDSVVISNGRTEKMPVDVKTLVYPGFATDLQQPFTSLLTEANGPSIVTDTIYGSRFKHTDELRRMGAAIKVEGQSALISGNARLQGASVKATDLRAGAALVVAGLMAEGVTEISGVEHIDRGYAFLEEKLRKVGANIWREGSATSDKAEQEQH, from the coding sequence ATGGAAAAACTCTTTATCGAAGGCGGTCACAAGCTCGAAGGAACCATTGAAGTCAGCGGAGCCAAGAACAGCGCAGTGGCACTGATTCCGGCTACGATTCTCGCGGACTCACCGGTGACCATCGATCACCTTCCGCATATCTCCGATGTGGGCATCTTATCAGAGCTCCTCGAAGAAATCGGTGGAACAACAAAGCTTGAAGGGGATACCCTGACGGTTGATCCGGATGGGATGTTTCCCATGCCTCTTCCGAACGGACGCGTGAAGAAGCTCAGGGCGTCGTACTATTTTATGGGTGCGATGCTCGGGAAATTCAAAAAGGCTGTAATCGGTCTGCCTGGCGGCTGTAACCTCGGTCCCCGGCCGATCGATCAGCACATTAAAGGATTCGAAGCCCTCGGCGCCAAGGTGACGAACGAGCAGGGCGCGATTTATCTGCAGGCAGATGAACTGGTTGGCGCGAACATTTATCTCGACGTGGTGAGTGTCGGCGCGACGATCAACATCATGCTCGCAGCTGCGAAAGCAAAAGGAACAACCACGATCGAAAACGCAGCAAAAGAGCCGGAGATCATCGACGTGGCAACGCTCCTCACAAATATGGGCGCCGTGATTAAAGGCGCCGGTACGAATGTGATCCGGATCGAAGGGGTGGATTCGCTCCAGGGCTGTCGGCACACAATCATTCCTGACCGGATTGAAGCGGGATCGTATATGATCATGGCGGCTGCCGTAGGCAAACGTGTTGAAATCGATAACGTGATCCCTCTGCACCTGGAGTCGCTGATCTCCAAACTGAGGGAAATGAATATTGATATCGAGACGAGGGATGACAGCGTCGTGATTTCGAACGGAAGAACAGAGAAGATGCCGGTGGATGTAAAAACCCTAGTCTACCCGGGGTTTGCGACGGATCTTCAGCAGCCGTTCACGAGCCTTTTGACGGAAGCGAATGGCCCGAGTATTGTGACAGACACCATTTACGGCTCGCGGTTTAAACATACGGATGAACTGAGACGGATGGGGGCGGCGATCAAAGTCGAAGGTCAGTCCGCGCTCATCAGCGGGAACGCCAGGCTGCAGGGGGCAAGTGTCAAGGCAACGGATCTCAGAGCAGGAGCTGCCCTTGTTGTGGCGGGGCTCATGGCAGAAGGCGTTACCGAGATCAGTGGTGTGGAGCATATTGACCGCGGATATGCGTTTCTCGAAGAGAAGCTGCGCAAGGTCGGTGCGAACATCTGGCGAGAAGGTTCAGCAACGAGCGACAAGGCAGAACAGGAACAGCATTGA
- a CDS encoding response regulator produces the protein MAKKILIVDDQFGIRTLLTEVFQEDGFDTCNASNGKDAIQLTYSEKPDLILLDMKIPGMDGLDILRYLREEDNGVDVIIMTAYGEADRMKEAKALGALAYIAKPFDIDYVRERVRELIS, from the coding sequence ATGGCGAAAAAAATACTGATTGTGGATGACCAGTTTGGCATTCGCACACTGTTGACAGAAGTATTTCAGGAGGACGGGTTTGATACGTGTAATGCATCAAACGGGAAGGATGCCATTCAGCTTACGTATTCAGAAAAGCCGGATCTGATCCTTTTGGATATGAAAATACCCGGCATGGACGGACTCGACATTCTCCGTTACCTCCGGGAAGAGGACAATGGTGTCGATGTGATCATTATGACCGCATACGGGGAAGCAGACCGGATGAAAGAGGCAAAGGCTCTCGGAGCACTCGCCTATATCGCCAAACCATTTGACATTGATTACGTTCGTGAGCGGGTGAGGGAACTGATAAGCTGA
- the rpoE gene encoding DNA-directed RNA polymerase subunit delta — translation MHYKEMNEEQLQEVAMVEIAATILEDTKEPFEYHELLKRVGDIKGYTEEDLMKRIANLYTDMSMDGRFVNLGNARWGLRGWYPFDQTEEELSAEATRERKRRAREREEEEEELYGDDAEEFDEFEDLEDELDDLANEEDAGDEFDELDDTDNDSFPADEFDNSDSEFEDDDEEV, via the coding sequence ATGCATTACAAAGAGATGAATGAAGAACAGCTTCAGGAAGTGGCAATGGTCGAGATTGCCGCGACGATTCTTGAAGACACAAAGGAACCATTTGAGTATCATGAGCTCTTAAAGCGTGTAGGAGACATCAAAGGCTACACGGAAGAAGATCTGATGAAGCGGATTGCCAATCTGTACACGGACATGTCCATGGACGGCCGGTTTGTGAACCTCGGGAATGCCCGTTGGGGACTGAGAGGCTGGTATCCGTTCGATCAGACCGAAGAAGAACTCTCCGCAGAAGCGACTCGTGAGCGTAAGCGCCGTGCCCGTGAACGGGAAGAGGAAGAAGAGGAGCTCTACGGCGACGATGCGGAAGAATTCGATGAATTCGAAGATCTTGAAGACGAGCTTGACGACCTTGCCAATGAAGAAGACGCAGGTGATGAGTTTGATGAACTCGATGATACCGACAATGACAGCTTCCCGGCTGATGAGTTCGATAATTCAGACTCTGAGTTCGAGGATGATGACGAAGAAGTATAA
- a CDS encoding thymidine kinase: MHLTRKEGWLEVICGSMFSGKSEELIRRVRRAHYGRQKVQVFKPAIDNRYSDEEVVSHSGNKVTAVPVGASEDVIELIHSSTQVVAFDEVQFFDEHIVALAEKLADDGIRVIVAGLDQDFRGEPFGVVPQLMSMAESVTKLQAICLSCGSPASRTQRLIDGRPASFDDPIILVGASESYEPRCRHCHEVPNKPRNHRFENVGYSSKPLF; encoded by the coding sequence ATGCATTTAACAAGAAAAGAAGGCTGGCTTGAAGTCATATGCGGCAGCATGTTTTCCGGTAAATCAGAGGAGCTGATCCGCCGGGTGCGCCGCGCTCACTACGGACGCCAGAAAGTCCAGGTCTTTAAACCGGCGATCGATAACCGTTACTCCGACGAGGAAGTCGTCTCACACAGCGGCAATAAAGTGACAGCTGTCCCAGTCGGTGCTTCTGAAGACGTCATTGAACTCATTCACAGCAGTACACAGGTGGTCGCATTTGACGAAGTGCAGTTTTTTGATGAACATATCGTAGCCTTGGCTGAGAAGCTGGCTGATGACGGGATCCGCGTGATCGTCGCAGGACTCGACCAGGATTTTCGCGGCGAACCGTTCGGCGTCGTGCCGCAGCTGATGTCCATGGCCGAGTCGGTGACAAAACTGCAGGCGATTTGCCTCTCATGCGGATCACCGGCGAGCCGCACACAACGCCTGATTGATGGGCGGCCGGCATCCTTTGATGATCCGATTATTCTCGTCGGTGCATCTGAATCGTATGAACCGCGATGTCGTCACTGCCACGAAGTACCCAATAAACCGCGTAATCACCGCTTTGAGAACGTTGGTTACTCCTCAAAACCTCTATTTTGA